One Benincasa hispida cultivar B227 chromosome 5, ASM972705v1, whole genome shotgun sequence genomic window carries:
- the LOC120078670 gene encoding BTB/POZ domain-containing protein At3g22104-like codes for MEKTASRFVDLVQTKKSFEEIKYWTWSELLITLKQCQESPSLTNSSIMLKKCMDLLSQKIGLADGVSSSTSSVNSSRFRSSCDSKSTESLKTNSSSTTWWFEDLLFFSTECLEMFVQSMILHEFDHVLLSKFLIHFQKSKFLTAASDVKRRVIESVIDMLDTLDENVLSLKALFDILRVSLGLNINKGSKSRLEAMIGSKLGHATLDNLLVPSPCGANYLYDVNLVLRLFKAFLSGGINQASPSQLSKAANLMDSYMAEVAPDPCLKSSKFLALANVIPDSARKSYDEMYYAIDLYFEMHAGMSEEEKEKICSALNHKKLSYEVCINFSKNPKFPSRSIPPSPESPQPEAENLLQNINYSKSLINWPHNLTEGISRNEKEDKSSEQIVLYHGKFDLPADNERVKVHLEGMQWRVLELEKLCIKMQTQMRKILKSRVASSHCQVKSLPKLCS; via the exons ATGGAGAAGACTGCTTCTCGGTTCgttgatcttgtacaaaccaaGAAATCTTTTGAGGAGATCAAGTACTGGACGTGGTCAGAACTGTTGATTACTCTGAAGCAATGTCAAGAATCACCTTCATTAACAAACTCGTCAATTATGCTCAAGAAATGCATGGATTTGCTTAGCCAAAAGATCGGTTTGGCTGATGGAGTGAGCTCATCTACTTCATCCGTTAATAGTTCCAGATTTCGGTCATCTTGTGACAGCAAAAGCACTGAAAGCTTAAAGACAAATTCTAGTTCCACGACTTGGTGGTTTGAGGATCTATTGTTCTTTAGCACTGAATGTCTTGAAATGTTTGTACAATCCATGATCTTGCACGAATTTGATCATGTTCTTTTAAGCAAATTCCTTATTCATTTCCAGAAATCTAAGTTCCTTACTGCAGCTTCAGATGTAAAAAGGAGAGTAATAGAATCTGTCATCGATATGCTTGACACTCTCGATGAAAATGTGCTATCTCTGAAGGCTTTGTTCGACATTCTACGAGTTTCCTTAGGCTTGAACATAAATAAAGGCAGCAAGAGTAGATTAGAGGCCATGATTGGTTCAAAGTTGGGTCATGCTACACTAGACAATTTGCTTGTGCCTTCCCCATGTGGAGCAAACTACTTATATGACGTCAACCTTGTTTTGAGACTGTTTAAGGCATTTTTATCAGGAGGAATCAATCAAGCATCTCCATCTCAATTAAGTAAAGCTGCTAACTTGATGGATTCATACATGGCAGAGGTAGCACCAGACCCATGTCTTAAGTCGTCGAAGTTCCTCGCTCTTGCAAATGTCATTCCCGACTCCGCCAGGAAGTCCTATGATGAAATGTACTATGCCATAGACCTGTACTTTGAG ATGCATGCAGGAATGTCAGAAGAGGAAAAGGAGAAAATATGTTCTGCACTGAACCATAAAAAGCTCTCCTACGAAGTTTGCATTAATTTCTCTAAGAACCCAAAATTCCCATCTAGATCTATTCCACCGAGCCCGGAAAGTCCACAACCTGAGGCCGAAAACTTACTTCAGAACATAAACTACTCAAAATCCCTGATAAACTGGCCTCACAATCTCACAGAAGGCATAAGCAGGAATGAAAAAGAAGACAAATCCTCAGAACAAATTGTGCTGTATCATGGAAAATTTGATCTTCCTGCTGATAATGAGAGAGTCAAAGTTCATTTGGAAGGAATGCAATGGAGAGTGTTGGAATTGGAGAAACTATGTATAAAAATGCAGACCCAAATGAGAAAGATTTTGAAATCTAGAGTGGCTTCAAGTCATTGTCAAGTGAAATCATTGCCTAAGCTATGTTCATAA
- the LOC120078104 gene encoding scarecrow-like protein 32, whose protein sequence is MRAELRGKTSSISVHNSTILNRAHNSVCGALKGCLGSLDGGCIEKLLVHCGSALESHDVTLAQQVMWVLNNVASPVGDPNQRLTSWFLRALISRASRVCPSPSPTPTPIPMDFNGSSTRVESRLMSVTDLARYVDVIPWHRFGFCAANIAIYKAIQRYQKVHILDFSISHCMQWPTLIDALSKRPQGPPSLRITVPSFRPPVPPLLNIPTHQIGLCLTKFASSKNIPFQFNLFPYNHNNNISIDPSSLNLQDDEALVINCQHWLRYVSNHDSSKDDFINKTKSLNPRIMIVVDEDSDMTDSSLASRITTCFNYFWIPFDALETFLSKDSMQRLEYEADIGQRIENIIGFEGNQRAERLESCVKVLERMRNGGYLNVPFCDDVADEVKALLAEQASGWGMKREEDALVLTWKGHNSVFVTAWVTDDEIGDMA, encoded by the exons ATGAGAGCAGAATTGAGGGGGAAAACGAGTTCAATTTCAGTGCATAATTCAACGATTTTGAATAGGGCTCATAATTCTGTTTGTGGTGCGTTGAAGGGGTGCCTTGGAAGCCTAGACGGTGGGTGTATTGAGAAGCTTTTGGTTCACTGTGGCAGTGCTCTTGAGAGCCACGATGTGACTTTGGCTCAGCAAGTTATGTGGGTTCTTAATAACGTCGCCTCCCCGGTTGGGGACCCTAATCAACGCCTCACTTCTTGGTTTTTGAGGGCTTTGATTTCTAGGGCCTCTAGGGTTTGTCCGTCTCCGTCTCCGACTCCGACTCCGATACCGATGGATTTTAATGGAAGTAGTACGCGTGTTGAGTCGAGGTTGATGTCCGTGACTGACCTTGCCAG ATATGTAGATGTGATTCCATGGCATCGGTTTGGGTTTTGTGCAGCAAATATTGCTATTTACAAAGCAATTCAAAGGTACCAAAAAGTTCatatattagattttagcattTCTCATTGTATGCAATGGCCAACTCTCATAGATGCCTTATCCAAAAGACCACAAGGCCCTCCTTCCCTTCGTATCACTGTCCCTTCTTTTAGACCACCCGTTCCTCCTTTACTCAATATCCCCACCCACCAAATTGGCCTTTGTTTAACCAAATTTGCCAGTTCCAAAAACATCCCATTTCAATTCAATCTCTTTCCTTATAACCATAATAATAACATCTCAATTGATCCTTCAAGTTTAAATCTCCAAGATGATGAGGCATTGGTCATAAATTGCCAACACTGGCTTCGATACGTCTCGAACCACGACTCCTCCAAAGACGACTTCATTAACAAGACAAAAAGTCTCAACCCACGAATAATGATCGTGGTTGACGAAGATTCCGACATGACTGACTCGAGTCTCGCCTCGAGAATTACGACGTGTTTTAACTATTTTTGGATACCGTTCGACGCGCTCGAAACTTTCTTGTCGAAAGATAGCATGCAGAGGCTCGAGTACGAGGCTGATATTGGACAACGAATTGAGAATATTATTGGATTTGAAGGAAACCAAAGGGCGGAGAGATTGGAAAGTTGTGTGAAGGTTTTGGAGAGAATGAGGAATGGTGGATACTTAAACGTACCGTTTTGTGATGATGTGGCAGATGAGGTGAAAGCCTTGCTGGCAGAGCAGGCCAGTGGATGGGGAATGAAGAGGGAAGAAGATGCATTGGTGCTGACGTGGAAGGGTCATAATTCAGTGTTTGTCACAGCTTGGGTTACTGATGATGAAATTGGTGACATGgcttga